One Acidimicrobiia bacterium DNA window includes the following coding sequences:
- the murG gene encoding undecaprenyldiphospho-muramoylpentapeptide beta-N-acetylglucosaminyltransferase, with amino-acid sequence MTDVATFAVVTGGGTAGHMNPALAIADALVAAGHRADTIHYVGSERGIEATLMPTTGYPTTLLPGRGIQRRLTVANVQAVAGLLVAGFRAMRLLGRLRPQVVVAVGGYASVAVGVAAVLRRVPLVVAEQNLAPGAANRFLARFAKVVAVAFPGTPLPRAVVTGNPVRQDITALPPGRDRAAARRAFGIGDDRQVVLVFGGSLGARRLNEAVVAALPIWRDRANLAVHHVVGSRDWDTIRATTPPVSGALEYRQVVYEKDMPSALAAADLAVCRSGSSTCFELAAAGLPAVLVPSPFVTADQQTSNARYLVEVGAAVMVPDGNFDAARLVAEVDALLSDEERRMAMGRAALTRARPHAAAAIAALVQEHSRG; translated from the coding sequence GTGACCGATGTCGCCACCTTCGCCGTCGTCACCGGAGGGGGCACCGCCGGTCACATGAATCCGGCTCTGGCGATCGCCGACGCACTGGTGGCCGCCGGTCACCGGGCCGACACCATTCATTACGTGGGAAGCGAGCGGGGGATTGAGGCCACGCTGATGCCCACCACCGGCTACCCCACAACGCTGTTGCCGGGGCGGGGGATCCAGCGCCGACTTACGGTGGCCAATGTGCAAGCCGTCGCCGGACTTCTCGTGGCGGGGTTCAGGGCCATGCGTCTACTCGGTCGGCTTCGACCCCAGGTGGTGGTGGCGGTGGGCGGCTACGCCAGCGTGGCGGTGGGGGTAGCGGCGGTACTTCGGCGCGTCCCCCTGGTGGTCGCCGAACAAAACCTGGCTCCGGGAGCGGCGAACCGGTTCCTGGCCCGCTTTGCCAAGGTGGTAGCGGTGGCTTTTCCCGGCACCCCCCTGCCCCGAGCAGTAGTCACCGGTAATCCCGTTCGCCAGGACATCACCGCCCTACCTCCTGGACGTGATCGGGCCGCCGCCCGCCGAGCGTTCGGAATTGGCGATGACCGCCAGGTGGTGCTGGTGTTTGGCGGTTCCCTGGGTGCTCGCCGTTTGAATGAGGCGGTGGTGGCAGCCCTGCCGATCTGGCGAGATCGCGCCAACCTCGCGGTGCACCATGTGGTGGGAAGTCGCGACTGGGACACGATCCGTGCCACCACGCCCCCTGTATCGGGCGCGCTGGAGTACCGGCAGGTGGTCTACGAGAAGGACATGCCCAGTGCCCTCGCCGCCGCGGATCTGGCGGTGTGCCGTTCGGGTTCGAGCACCTGTTTTGAGCTGGCGGCCGCTGGCCTGCCTGCCGTGCTGGTTCCCTCGCCCTTTGTCACCGCCGACCAGCAGACGAGCAATGCCCGGTACCTCGTGGAGGTCGGGGCGGCGGTGATGGTGCCCGACGGTAACTTCGATGCCGCGCGTCTCGTGGCCGAGGTGGATGCCCTCTTGTCCGATGAGGAACGTCGGATGGCGATGGGACGTGCGGCACTCACGCGGGCGCGGCCTCACGCCGCCGCCGCTATCGCGGCTCTTGTGCAGGAGCATAGCCGTGGTTGA
- the murC gene encoding UDP-N-acetylmuramate--L-alanine ligase — MPSCPMRNVGWRWDVRHSRGRGLTPPPLSRLLCRSIAVVEGLDLGSPRRLHVTNVGGAGMSGLAILLVEMGHSVSGHDPVPDTPFLAAVAAMGVTIHTGASGADLRGVHALITSTATPADHPDVIAATVAGIPVLHRSDALAAICGRRFTIGVAGTHGKTTTSAMLATLLVGAGRAPGWLVGARVAALGTSAAWGGAGPLVVEADESDGTFLRLGADAAIVTNVEPDHLEHWGGEVELRAGFERFVKAVAGPVVLCLDDPGAAALVAAASHPVTYGTDPASHYRLGPIRPQATGVGFRLHHGDTECDVVVPAAPGEHNARNAAAVIAMAHQLGLGLADAVGAMARFSGVARRFEVRGEAAGVVFVDSYDHLPTEVLAALAAARAGNWRRIVCCFQPHRFSRTEALWPTFADAFGDADVLVVTDIYPAGELPRPGVTGELVVTAVQQAHPDQEVIWQPSLDDVVAYLGDTLRDGDLCLTLGAGDLTTVPDRLLALLDERAK; from the coding sequence ATGCCCTCTTGTCCGATGAGGAACGTCGGATGGCGATGGGACGTGCGGCACTCACGCGGGCGCGGCCTCACGCCGCCGCCGCTATCGCGGCTCTTGTGCAGGAGCATAGCCGTGGTTGAGGGGCTCGATCTCGGGTCGCCCCGGCGATTGCACGTGACCAACGTGGGCGGAGCCGGGATGAGTGGCCTCGCCATACTGCTCGTCGAGATGGGCCACTCGGTCAGCGGCCACGATCCGGTGCCGGATACGCCGTTCCTGGCGGCGGTGGCGGCCATGGGGGTAACGATCCACACCGGGGCCAGTGGTGCCGACCTGCGGGGTGTTCACGCGCTGATTACCTCTACCGCCACCCCCGCCGATCATCCCGATGTCATCGCCGCCACGGTGGCGGGAATCCCGGTATTGCACCGCTCTGATGCCCTGGCGGCGATCTGTGGCCGACGCTTCACCATCGGGGTAGCCGGTACCCACGGCAAGACCACCACCTCGGCCATGTTGGCCACGCTGCTGGTGGGAGCGGGGCGGGCGCCGGGCTGGTTGGTGGGGGCACGCGTGGCCGCGCTCGGGACCAGCGCGGCCTGGGGGGGAGCAGGGCCGTTGGTGGTGGAAGCCGACGAGAGCGACGGGACGTTTCTTCGCCTCGGCGCCGATGCGGCCATCGTGACCAACGTGGAACCCGATCACTTGGAACACTGGGGGGGCGAGGTCGAACTGCGTGCTGGTTTTGAGCGTTTTGTGAAGGCGGTGGCTGGTCCGGTGGTGCTGTGCCTCGATGATCCGGGTGCTGCCGCGCTGGTGGCGGCCGCTTCTCACCCGGTGACCTACGGCACCGATCCCGCCAGCCACTACCGCCTCGGCCCCATCCGCCCGCAGGCCACGGGGGTGGGGTTCCGCTTACATCATGGCGATACCGAATGTGACGTGGTGGTGCCGGCGGCACCGGGGGAGCACAACGCCCGCAACGCAGCCGCCGTAATTGCGATGGCGCACCAACTCGGCCTTGGTCTTGCGGACGCGGTCGGGGCGATGGCGCGCTTTAGCGGAGTGGCCCGGCGCTTCGAGGTGCGCGGGGAAGCGGCCGGGGTGGTGTTCGTGGACAGTTACGACCATCTGCCCACCGAGGTGCTCGCCGCCTTAGCGGCCGCCCGAGCGGGGAACTGGCGCCGGATCGTGTGTTGTTTCCAACCGCATCGCTTCAGCCGCACGGAGGCGTTGTGGCCCACCTTCGCCGATGCCTTCGGTGATGCCGACGTACTCGTGGTCACCGATATTTACCCGGCGGGTGAACTTCCTCGGCCCGGAGTTACCGGTGAACTCGTGGTGACGGCGGTGCAGCAGGCCCATCCGGATCAGGAGGTGATCTGGCAGCCTTCCCTCGATGATGTCGTGGCGTACCTAGGAGACACGTTGCGCGACGGTGATCTCTGCCTCACCCTCGGCGCCGGTGATCTCACCACCGTGCCCGATCGCCTCTTGGCCCTGCTCGACGAGCGTGCGAAGTGA
- the murB gene encoding UDP-N-acetylmuramate dehydrogenase yields MSPPGALEAAAALLGSRAQTEVPLGARTTYRVGGAAALLVTVNDEDDLASVSETVRATGVETLVVGNGSNLLVADGGFAGLVVVLGEGYAGVEVEGTTVRAGGAAALPVVARRSVAAGLTGFEWAVGVPGSIGGAVRMNAGGHGSDMAATLVGIRVVDLQTGEDRKVSAASLLLDYRQSSIAPAHLVVHAEMRLARDDEATGAATLAEIVTWRRAHQPGGTNAGSVFTNPPGDSAGRLIESAGGKGLRRGTAVVSTKHANFIQADDKGRADDVYALMLAVQTLVREHAGVELRPETHCVGFGPIPQPIPMVEG; encoded by the coding sequence GTGAGCCCTCCTGGCGCGTTGGAAGCCGCGGCGGCTCTCCTGGGCTCTCGCGCTCAGACGGAGGTGCCGCTCGGAGCGCGCACCACCTATCGGGTTGGCGGGGCGGCGGCGCTGCTGGTCACCGTCAACGATGAGGATGATCTGGCGTCGGTGAGTGAGACGGTGCGGGCTACCGGGGTGGAAACCCTCGTGGTGGGGAACGGGAGCAACCTGCTGGTGGCCGACGGGGGTTTCGCCGGGCTCGTGGTGGTGCTGGGGGAGGGCTATGCCGGCGTAGAGGTAGAGGGCACCACGGTGCGAGCCGGTGGGGCGGCAGCGCTGCCGGTGGTAGCCCGGCGATCGGTGGCGGCGGGGCTCACCGGCTTCGAATGGGCGGTGGGTGTTCCCGGCAGCATCGGCGGGGCCGTGCGGATGAACGCCGGCGGGCATGGGTCCGACATGGCCGCCACGCTGGTTGGGATCCGCGTCGTGGACCTCCAAACCGGTGAGGATAGGAAGGTGTCGGCTGCCTCGCTTCTGTTGGATTATCGGCAGTCCTCGATTGCCCCGGCGCATCTCGTCGTGCACGCCGAGATGCGCTTGGCTCGCGACGACGAAGCCACCGGTGCGGCCACGCTGGCGGAGATCGTGACCTGGCGACGGGCCCATCAGCCCGGCGGCACCAACGCAGGCTCGGTGTTCACCAATCCCCCGGGCGACTCGGCGGGTCGATTGATCGAGTCAGCGGGCGGTAAAGGTCTTCGAAGGGGTACCGCCGTGGTATCGACGAAGCACGCCAACTTCATCCAAGCCGACGACAAGGGTCGGGCCGATGATGTGTATGCCCTGATGCTGGCGGTGCAGACGTTGGTGAGGGAGCACGCGGGAGTGGAGCTACGGCCCGAAACTCACTGTGTCGGTTTCGGTCCCATCCCTCAACCTATACCTATGGTAGAGGGTTAG
- a CDS encoding FtsQ-type POTRA domain-containing protein, producing MGTATTRRPSSAIDPRIRARRVEVQRRVGQRRLQRVVEVGLVLAVVAGFVVALRSPLLDVDDIRVAGGAHTSSEAIVDNLGLTTGSQLMDVDLSSAGEAVALLPWVKEVYLHRGLDGVIEVSISERTAVAVVGEAAEASLVDRSGRILAPAASDAALAGSLVRLRGVPTGRRVGETIGAGSSDALALAERLGTVAPGLVATVNMGDEVTATLLQGGTVRFGTADLLEAKVRSLRTVAERVDLRCLAELDVRLPGSPVLTRVEGCS from the coding sequence ATGGGCACCGCTACGACTCGGCGTCCAAGTTCGGCGATCGACCCTCGGATACGGGCCCGTCGGGTGGAGGTGCAGCGTCGGGTGGGTCAGCGTCGACTGCAGCGCGTCGTCGAAGTGGGCCTGGTGCTCGCGGTGGTGGCGGGCTTCGTCGTGGCCCTGCGCTCCCCGCTGCTCGATGTGGACGACATTCGTGTGGCCGGGGGTGCTCACACCAGTAGCGAGGCGATCGTCGACAACCTCGGCCTCACCACCGGAAGCCAGCTCATGGATGTGGATCTTTCTTCGGCGGGCGAGGCCGTGGCGCTCCTGCCGTGGGTGAAAGAGGTGTACCTGCACCGGGGCCTCGACGGCGTGATCGAGGTGTCGATCAGCGAACGAACGGCGGTGGCGGTGGTGGGAGAGGCGGCGGAGGCCTCCCTGGTAGACCGCAGCGGCCGGATCCTGGCCCCGGCGGCCTCCGATGCCGCGTTGGCGGGTTCCCTCGTGCGGCTCAGGGGGGTACCGACGGGGCGCCGGGTGGGGGAGACGATCGGGGCCGGCTCGAGCGATGCGTTGGCCCTCGCCGAGCGTTTGGGCACGGTGGCACCGGGTTTGGTGGCGACGGTGAATATGGGCGACGAGGTCACCGCCACCCTCCTGCAGGGCGGGACGGTGCGTTTCGGCACGGCCGATCTACTGGAAGCAAAGGTTCGATCCCTTCGCACCGTGGCTGAACGCGTGGATCTCCGTTGCTTGGCGGAACTCGACGTTCGATTGCCGGGAAGTCCGGTGTTGACCAGGGTGGAAGGGTGCTCGTAA
- the ftsZ gene encoding cell division protein FtsZ, which translates to MVGNPQNYLAVIKVVGIGGGGVNAVNRMIDAGLKGVEFIAINTDAQALLMSDADVKLDIGRELTRGLGAGSDPEIGRQAAEEHREEIEEVLKGADMVFITAGKGGGTGTGGAPIIAEMAKSLGALTIGVVTRPFAFEGRRRSVQAEQGIQRLKEKVDTLIVIPNDRLISVSNDKTSMLNAFKMADEVLLQGVQGITDLITTPGLINTDFADVKMIMTNAGSALMGIGYGSGEGRALNAARGAISSPLLEASIEGARGILLTIAGGSDLGLFEVNEAAEVIHGVAHPDANIIFGTVIDDDMGDEVRVTVIAAGFDRWDEQNGRAGGTRPASPGVGGGSVFADDDDDGDDDDFDVPSFLK; encoded by the coding sequence ATGGTCGGAAACCCGCAGAATTATCTAGCGGTCATCAAGGTCGTGGGGATCGGCGGTGGCGGTGTCAACGCCGTGAACCGCATGATCGACGCCGGTCTCAAGGGCGTTGAGTTCATCGCCATCAACACCGATGCGCAGGCGTTGCTCATGAGCGACGCCGACGTGAAACTCGACATTGGTCGCGAACTCACCCGTGGCCTGGGAGCGGGCTCCGATCCGGAGATCGGCCGCCAGGCCGCCGAGGAGCATCGCGAGGAGATCGAGGAGGTGCTCAAGGGCGCCGACATGGTCTTCATCACGGCGGGCAAGGGCGGCGGCACCGGGACCGGTGGTGCCCCGATTATTGCCGAGATGGCCAAGAGTCTCGGGGCGCTCACCATCGGCGTAGTCACTCGCCCGTTCGCCTTCGAAGGACGCCGCCGCTCGGTCCAGGCGGAGCAGGGCATTCAGCGACTGAAGGAGAAGGTCGATACCCTCATCGTTATCCCGAACGACCGCCTCATCAGCGTCTCGAACGACAAGACATCGATGCTCAACGCCTTCAAGATGGCCGACGAGGTCCTCCTCCAGGGCGTTCAGGGGATCACCGATCTCATCACCACGCCGGGTCTCATCAACACCGACTTCGCCGATGTGAAGATGATCATGACCAACGCCGGATCCGCCCTCATGGGCATCGGGTACGGGAGCGGCGAGGGTAGGGCACTGAACGCCGCCCGCGGCGCCATCTCCAGCCCGCTCCTGGAGGCTTCCATCGAAGGGGCACGCGGCATTCTCCTCACCATCGCCGGCGGCAGCGATCTGGGCCTGTTCGAGGTGAACGAAGCCGCCGAGGTGATCCACGGTGTGGCCCATCCCGACGCCAACATCATCTTCGGCACGGTCATCGACGACGACATGGGCGATGAGGTTCGGGTGACGGTGATCGCCGCCGGCTTCGATCGATGGGACGAGCAGAATGGCCGGGCCGGCGGTACCCGTCCGGCCAGTCCGGGAGTCGGAGGGGGCAGCGTGTTTGCCGACGACGACGACGATGGCGACGACGATGACTTCGACGTTCCGTCCTTCCTCAAATAG
- a CDS encoding laccase domain-containing protein encodes MALLVPRFAWTTRAEGDQAGDLRAAHPTWTWLRQVHGNRVVVVAAPGDHAGAAADAAVTATAGCPLVVRTADCPPVVLLGERSVGVVHAGWRGLRGGVVEQAVAALVDLGDPPRVAHIGPCIRVECYEFVGSERHEMAALYGSAVLGTTATGTPGLDLTVAVIAALQAAGVAQVEDTSGCTACDPRWYSHRKNGDAERMATMAWLEEA; translated from the coding sequence ATAGCCCTGCTCGTTCCGCGATTCGCCTGGACGACCCGGGCCGAGGGTGACCAGGCCGGTGATCTTCGCGCCGCCCATCCCACCTGGACCTGGTTGCGACAGGTGCACGGAAATCGGGTGGTAGTGGTAGCGGCCCCGGGTGACCATGCCGGAGCGGCGGCCGACGCCGCCGTAACGGCCACGGCGGGCTGTCCGCTGGTGGTGCGTACGGCGGACTGTCCGCCGGTGGTTCTGCTCGGTGAGCGCAGCGTGGGGGTGGTGCACGCGGGGTGGCGCGGTTTGCGCGGCGGAGTGGTGGAGCAGGCGGTGGCGGCGCTGGTGGATCTTGGAGACCCGCCGCGAGTGGCCCACATCGGCCCTTGTATTCGCGTTGAGTGCTACGAGTTTGTTGGGTCAGAGCGACACGAGATGGCCGCCTTGTACGGATCAGCGGTGCTGGGCACCACCGCTACCGGCACCCCCGGGTTGGATCTGACTGTCGCGGTGATCGCCGCGTTGCAGGCGGCGGGCGTGGCGCAGGTGGAGGACACCTCGGGGTGCACGGCCTGTGATCCGCGTTGGTACAGCCACCGCAAAAACGGCGACGCCGAGCGCATGGCGACGATGGCTTGGCTGGAAGAAGCGTGA
- a CDS encoding YggS family pyridoxal phosphate-dependent enzyme, with translation MATAAGAVRERIAAAGGDPEGVRLVAVTKGHSLATVQAATAAGLMDLGESYAQELAAKAEAVQVGVRWHFIGRLQSNKVRRIAPFVYLWHSVDRLSLAAEIARHAPSAAVLVQVNVTGLPQQAGCSPEQVAALVEGCLELGLEVRGLMAIGPRGPDTLVRASFASVRALADRLGLPERSMGMSGDLAAAVAEGSTMVRIGTDLFGPRDGASVVGQ, from the coding sequence ATCGCGACCGCCGCCGGCGCGGTGCGGGAACGGATTGCCGCCGCCGGGGGAGACCCGGAGGGTGTACGTCTGGTGGCCGTCACCAAGGGCCACTCCCTGGCCACGGTCCAGGCCGCCACTGCGGCCGGCTTGATGGACCTCGGGGAGAGTTACGCCCAGGAACTCGCCGCGAAAGCCGAGGCCGTCCAGGTCGGGGTGCGCTGGCATTTCATCGGTCGATTGCAAAGCAACAAGGTGCGACGAATCGCCCCGTTTGTGTATTTGTGGCACTCGGTTGATCGCCTGTCACTGGCGGCGGAGATCGCCCGCCACGCGCCCTCGGCGGCGGTCCTGGTGCAGGTCAATGTGACGGGTCTCCCTCAGCAGGCCGGTTGCTCCCCGGAGCAAGTGGCCGCGCTGGTAGAGGGGTGCCTGGAGTTAGGGCTCGAAGTGCGCGGTCTGATGGCAATCGGTCCCCGGGGACCGGACACGTTGGTACGAGCCTCGTTTGCCTCGGTGCGGGCCTTGGCCGATCGACTAGGGCTGCCGGAACGCTCGATGGGCATGAGCGGAGATCTGGCGGCGGCGGTGGCCGAGGGGAGCACGATGGTGCGAATCGGGACCGACCTGTTTGGTCCGCGTGACGGCGCCTCGGTCGTGGGACAGTAG
- a CDS encoding DUF552 domain-containing protein has product MWRKAMIYLGLGPDEEYDDYEPADERPPERDRPAPAPSRYPPSREDPGQSAPVQGSVRTIPSVRPQASGTGGDPARRPQTAVVRPLPAEAAVKPEVIAPATFNDTQEVADRLKENQPVILNLENVDGLLRRRLIDFAAGLVYGIGGHMEKVSANVLLLSPANVSAEDRLRLRDHDYLDG; this is encoded by the coding sequence ATGTGGCGAAAAGCAATGATCTATCTGGGTCTCGGTCCGGACGAAGAGTACGACGACTACGAACCTGCCGATGAGCGCCCGCCGGAACGTGACCGACCGGCACCCGCCCCCAGCCGCTACCCCCCGAGCCGGGAAGACCCTGGCCAGTCGGCCCCGGTCCAGGGCTCAGTGCGCACGATTCCCAGTGTGCGCCCGCAGGCGTCGGGCACCGGCGGTGATCCGGCCCGTCGGCCCCAGACTGCGGTAGTGCGACCACTGCCGGCGGAAGCCGCGGTCAAGCCTGAGGTGATCGCTCCCGCCACGTTCAACGACACCCAAGAGGTGGCGGACCGGCTCAAAGAGAACCAACCGGTCATCTTGAATCTGGAGAACGTCGACGGCCTCCTGCGTCGTCGCCTGATCGACTTCGCCGCCGGTTTGGTCTATGGGATCGGCGGTCACATGGAGAAGGTGAGCGCCAACGTCCTGCTTCTCTCGCCCGCCAACGTCTCTGCCGAAGATCGCCTGCGCCTGCGGGACCACGATTACCTCGACGGCTGA
- a CDS encoding YggT family protein, with the protein MDFICQLLNFYLWIILARILFSYVRSTPGTALASVNNVILTLTEPVLGPLRRVIPPVRMGAGAIDLSPIIVFVGILLICG; encoded by the coding sequence ATGGACTTCATCTGTCAACTGTTGAATTTCTATCTGTGGATCATTTTGGCGCGCATTCTGTTTTCCTACGTCCGCTCCACCCCCGGCACCGCGCTGGCGAGCGTCAACAACGTGATCCTGACCCTCACCGAACCGGTGCTGGGGCCATTGCGTCGCGTCATCCCCCCGGTGCGGATGGGGGCGGGGGCCATTGACCTTTCTCCGATCATTGTCTTCGTGGGCATCCTGTTGATCTGCGGCTGA
- a CDS encoding DivIVA domain-containing protein, with amino-acid sequence MDVTPQLLNDVEFREAKRGGYNTQDVDEFLERLAVGLERQDSALHEALQRAGSAEARIVDAERRAAEANDRATATSDMDETLKRTLVLAQRTADAAIKEAEEHAAQTLAAATDQASRMLFDAQEATARARADADAEARRAQETAQSLVVAELRELELARDQLHGDVDMLQRHLSEQRDRLRLTTRELQRLLDDPASLREVDLPVLSQSSPSTPTFDPAPAPIRLAPVEAVAPPEAVTGPTPSPAYADSPDPIDVTDLPTQATDVLGDDDAYLAELRKAMTDESPLGPREDDEIGGLFDQAPETDRPRFGRKR; translated from the coding sequence ATGGACGTAACCCCGCAGTTACTGAACGACGTTGAGTTCCGCGAGGCGAAGCGGGGTGGTTACAACACACAGGACGTGGACGAGTTTCTCGAACGCCTGGCGGTGGGCCTCGAGCGCCAAGACTCCGCTTTGCACGAGGCCCTCCAGCGCGCTGGGAGTGCCGAAGCCCGCATTGTGGACGCCGAGCGCCGGGCGGCGGAGGCCAATGATCGGGCCACCGCAACCAGCGACATGGACGAGACCTTGAAGCGCACGCTGGTGCTGGCGCAGCGCACCGCCGATGCCGCCATTAAGGAAGCTGAGGAGCACGCCGCTCAGACGTTGGCGGCTGCCACCGATCAGGCGAGTCGGATGTTGTTCGATGCGCAGGAGGCCACCGCCCGGGCCCGGGCCGATGCCGATGCCGAAGCCCGCCGTGCCCAAGAAACCGCCCAGAGCCTGGTGGTGGCGGAGTTGCGTGAGCTGGAGTTGGCGCGCGATCAGTTGCACGGAGACGTAGACATGCTGCAGCGACACCTCTCTGAGCAGCGGGATCGATTGCGTCTCACCACCCGTGAACTCCAACGACTGCTTGATGATCCGGCCTCGTTGCGGGAGGTAGATCTTCCCGTGCTGAGCCAGAGTTCGCCCAGCACCCCAACCTTCGATCCCGCCCCGGCTCCTATTCGGCTGGCGCCGGTGGAGGCGGTAGCGCCTCCCGAGGCGGTCACCGGGCCAACGCCCTCGCCGGCCTACGCCGATAGTCCCGACCCCATCGATGTCACCGATCTACCCACTCAAGCCACTGATGTGCTCGGTGATGACGATGCGTACCTGGCGGAACTTCGCAAAGCGATGACCGACGAGTCGCCTCTTGGTCCCCGGGAAGACGACGAGATTGGTGGCCTGTTTGACCAAGCCCCGGAGACAGATCGTCCCCGCTTCGGTCGTAAGCGCTAA